A single window of Chloracidobacterium sp. DNA harbors:
- a CDS encoding dihydrofolate reductase, translating into MIVAIIAIAENYAIGKGGGLPWHYPADLKYFRETTTGNAVVMGANTWRSIGKPLPHRVNVVLSGSLSVIPPSGVILLKEKVDVIDLSSQLDGDMYIIGGAKIYKAFAEDIEKWLVTSIPESVPDADTFMPRDFLDGFVQTDSQKLDGGLIVKTFCRK; encoded by the coding sequence ATGATCGTAGCAATAATAGCAATCGCTGAAAATTACGCCATCGGTAAGGGTGGCGGCCTGCCGTGGCATTATCCGGCAGATCTCAAGTATTTTCGGGAAACGACGACCGGCAACGCTGTCGTGATGGGTGCAAATACCTGGAGGTCCATCGGCAAACCATTGCCGCATCGCGTCAACGTGGTATTAAGCGGTTCGCTCAGTGTGATACCGCCGTCGGGGGTTATATTGCTAAAGGAGAAAGTCGATGTGATTGATCTTTCGAGCCAGTTGGACGGCGATATGTACATTATTGGCGGTGCCAAGATCTACAAGGCGTTTGCCGAAGACATCGAAAAATGGCTCGTTACCTCTATTCCCGAATCCGTTCCCGATGCCGACACGTTTATGCCGCGGGACTTTTTAGACGGCTTCGTCCAAACTGACTCGCAGAAACTGGACGGTGGACTGATCGTCAAAACATTTTGCAGAAAATGA
- a CDS encoding tetratricopeptide repeat protein gives MRNFFPAIILLSMLAVQFGCSGNASNTANADANANTAKVSPYAHITDPNAALAEGDQLLDNNRTEDAIEAYKQAVTLNPDFAEAYFKMGIAYALIESEMQRSGANIETSANAGKDKVVKTNSQKAFERAIEAYKKVIAANSKDDVAQFNLGRAYNKLNKDEEAETAFKQAVKLKPDDTEYQTEYGSILIKLAQYRDALAPLKKALELDAENSRAADLLEDAEAGTKRVDFVQRDDSNTKRSNSNTAANANTASNSNTATKPSNSNTKVQRDEPREKKPERPSIKP, from the coding sequence ATGAGGAATTTCTTTCCAGCCATCATTTTGCTCTCGATGCTTGCCGTCCAGTTTGGATGTTCGGGCAACGCGTCTAACACGGCGAACGCCGACGCCAATGCCAATACGGCAAAGGTATCGCCGTATGCCCATATTACTGACCCCAATGCGGCACTTGCCGAAGGTGATCAGTTATTGGACAACAACCGGACCGAGGACGCGATCGAAGCCTATAAGCAGGCCGTCACGCTCAATCCCGATTTTGCCGAAGCTTACTTTAAGATGGGCATTGCCTATGCATTGATCGAGTCCGAAATGCAGCGATCCGGGGCAAACATTGAAACATCGGCCAACGCGGGCAAGGACAAGGTCGTCAAGACAAACTCGCAAAAGGCATTTGAACGTGCGATCGAGGCGTACAAAAAGGTGATCGCGGCAAATTCGAAAGATGATGTTGCCCAGTTTAACCTCGGGCGGGCATATAATAAGCTGAATAAAGATGAAGAGGCTGAAACCGCCTTCAAGCAAGCTGTCAAACTCAAGCCGGACGACACCGAGTATCAAACAGAATACGGCTCGATCCTCATCAAACTCGCCCAATACCGCGATGCTCTTGCTCCGTTAAAGAAAGCTCTGGAGCTTGACGCTGAGAATTCCCGGGCGGCAGATCTGCTCGAGGATGCCGAGGCCGGCACTAAGCGAGTAGACTTTGTTCAAAGGGACGATTCTAATACAAAGCGTTCCAATTCAAACACTGCGGCCAACGCGAATACGGCTAGCAACAGCAATACGGCGACCAAACCGAGTAATTCCAATACTAAGGTGCAACGTGACGAACCGCGGGAGAAAAAACCCGAGAGGCCGTCAATTAAGCCGTAG
- a CDS encoding DUF2071 domain-containing protein codes for MKKFLTARWQDLIMANYAIDPELLRPRLPAGTELDLQDGKCFVSLVGFMFLDTRVLGIPVPFHINFEEVNLRFYNKRVADGETRRAVCFVKEIVPRWAIATVARVLYGEPYQCWQMEHSRTDTNVSYSWSNAESHNHLEVEIDESVGVPAEGSHGEFIIEHYWGYTDRGNGRVDEYKVEHPKWELYSVKNERIDVDFGKTYGKEFAFLADEKPHSVLLAKGSEVAVYKGKRI; via the coding sequence ATGAAAAAATTCCTAACAGCACGTTGGCAAGACCTCATAATGGCAAATTATGCGATCGATCCTGAGCTGTTGCGCCCGCGACTGCCGGCGGGCACTGAGCTTGATCTGCAGGATGGCAAATGTTTTGTCAGCTTGGTCGGGTTTATGTTTTTGGACACGCGTGTCTTGGGCATTCCGGTTCCGTTTCATATAAATTTCGAAGAGGTGAATCTCCGCTTTTACAACAAACGCGTCGCGGATGGCGAGACGCGCCGGGCGGTGTGTTTCGTCAAGGAAATTGTCCCGCGGTGGGCTATCGCGACTGTCGCCCGGGTACTGTACGGTGAGCCTTACCAGTGCTGGCAGATGGAACATTCGCGAACCGATACGAACGTAAGTTACTCGTGGTCAAATGCAGAGAGTCACAATCATCTTGAGGTCGAAATTGACGAGAGTGTCGGGGTTCCCGCAGAGGGTTCGCACGGCGAATTTATCATCGAACATTATTGGGGCTACACCGACCGCGGCAACGGCCGGGTCGATGAGTACAAGGTCGAACACCCCAAATGGGAACTGTATTCGGTCAAAAATGAACGAATAGATGTCGATTTTGGCAAGACATACGGCAAAGAGTTTGCTTTTCTTGCCGACGAAAAGCCACACTCAGTATTGTTGGCAAAGGGTTCGGAGGTCGCAGTTTACAAGGGGAAACGTATCTGA
- the selB gene encoding selenocysteine-specific translation elongation factor — translation MIDLTVGTAGHIDHGKTTLVKALTGVDGDRLPEEKQRGITIDLGFAELELGDLHVGFIDVPGHERFVKNMLAGVSGIDLVMLIVAADEGVMPQTREHFDICRLLGIKAGFVVLTKSDLVDAETMELARLDVAELVKGSFLESAAVIEVSSLDLAGLESVRELLKESSRHISPKPNYFSTRLPIDRSFTVKGFGAVVTGTLAAGEIRDADELQLLPDGRRIRVRGLQTHGRKVASVHSGQRVAVNLAGIDHSIIARGMQVCEPDVFRPSQIIDTEVEVLETAKRPLRTRQRIRLHIGTIEALARVTVLNNAGEIAQGEAGSVQLRLEQSIVCVPDERFIIRQYSPQETIAGGRILDPLAEKHRRKDQAAVNKYLADLAKYENGTVGQIAVFIDHSGKAGIDLADLRARTGLDESFLRKLLVELVVAGTVIDAAGRFLSATAYLEITENATAELELFHKSEPLARGMPLDVMRERAFAYIPPTIARAVVDQLVHDGKAIVSADIVRLASHRTELSGPEQRTSESISEIYRLAGLDVPRMNDVLAAASEGGSSPEVVRKLFNMKVDAGEIVKVTDEFYFAASVIDSLVAKLRDQAAATGNSLIDVAQFKQIAGVSRKYAIPLLEYFDRTRVTRRAADKRIIL, via the coding sequence ATGATAGATCTGACAGTCGGTACTGCCGGCCACATCGATCACGGCAAGACCACGTTGGTCAAGGCACTGACGGGCGTCGACGGCGATCGTCTGCCGGAGGAGAAACAGCGCGGCATTACGATCGATCTCGGGTTTGCGGAACTTGAGTTGGGCGATCTGCACGTTGGATTTATCGATGTGCCGGGGCACGAGCGATTTGTCAAAAATATGCTCGCAGGCGTCAGCGGCATCGACCTTGTAATGCTGATCGTCGCCGCGGACGAAGGCGTGATGCCGCAGACGCGGGAGCACTTCGACATTTGCCGCTTGCTCGGGATCAAAGCGGGCTTTGTCGTTTTGACTAAGAGCGATCTGGTCGACGCCGAAACAATGGAACTCGCGAGACTCGATGTAGCCGAACTTGTGAAAGGCTCATTTCTCGAATCGGCCGCAGTGATCGAGGTCAGTTCGCTCGACCTGGCAGGCCTTGAATCCGTTCGCGAACTTCTAAAAGAGAGCTCACGACACATATCGCCCAAACCCAACTATTTTTCGACACGCTTGCCGATCGACCGCAGTTTTACTGTAAAGGGATTTGGTGCGGTCGTGACCGGCACGCTCGCGGCAGGCGAAATACGCGATGCAGATGAACTCCAACTGCTCCCCGACGGACGCCGTATACGCGTACGCGGACTGCAGACTCACGGCCGAAAGGTCGCATCGGTGCATTCCGGTCAGCGAGTCGCCGTTAACCTTGCGGGGATCGATCACTCGATCATCGCTCGTGGAATGCAAGTCTGTGAACCCGATGTATTTAGGCCGTCGCAGATCATCGATACCGAGGTCGAGGTGCTCGAGACCGCAAAACGGCCGTTGCGGACCCGGCAGCGTATAAGGCTGCATATCGGCACCATCGAAGCTCTCGCTCGGGTCACGGTGTTGAATAACGCCGGCGAGATCGCTCAGGGCGAAGCCGGATCTGTTCAGTTACGACTCGAACAGTCGATCGTTTGCGTCCCCGATGAGCGATTTATCATTCGCCAATATTCGCCTCAGGAAACGATCGCCGGCGGCCGCATTCTCGATCCTCTTGCCGAAAAACATCGCAGAAAGGATCAGGCAGCAGTTAACAAGTACCTCGCCGATTTGGCCAAATATGAAAACGGAACGGTCGGACAAATTGCCGTATTTATCGATCATTCCGGAAAAGCAGGAATCGATCTTGCAGATCTCCGAGCACGGACGGGTTTGGATGAGAGTTTTCTACGAAAGCTATTGGTAGAGCTTGTTGTGGCCGGAACGGTCATCGATGCGGCCGGACGATTCCTTTCGGCAACAGCCTATTTAGAGATTACCGAAAACGCGACTGCCGAACTCGAGTTGTTTCACAAGAGCGAACCGCTTGCTCGGGGAATGCCGCTGGATGTGATGCGCGAGCGGGCGTTCGCCTACATCCCGCCGACAATTGCCCGGGCGGTCGTGGATCAACTTGTTCACGACGGCAAGGCTATCGTCTCGGCCGACATCGTCAGGCTTGCCTCGCATCGTACCGAATTGTCAGGTCCCGAGCAGCGAACGAGTGAGAGCATATCCGAGATATATCGTTTGGCCGGCCTCGATGTGCCGCGTATGAATGATGTTTTGGCCGCCGCCTCAGAGGGCGGTAGTTCGCCTGAGGTTGTGCGAAAACTCTTTAATATGAAGGTCGACGCGGGCGAGATAGTTAAGGTAACCGACGAATTTTACTTTGCGGCTTCTGTCATCGATTCGCTAGTTGCAAAACTTCGTGACCAAGCCGCAGCAACGGGAAATTCGCTGATAGATGTGGCACAATTCAAGCAAATCGCGGGTGTGTCACGAAAATACGCTATACCACTTCTCGAATATTTTGACCGGACGCGAGTGACTAGGCGGGCAGCCGACAAACGGATCATACTGTAA
- a CDS encoding VWA domain-containing protein — protein sequence MNKYFLLTAVSILLTLSLFVQAQTPTPAQQNEDVVRISTSLVQIDAVVTDKDGKQITDLKQSDFELLQDGKLQKITKFSFIGDPRQPVSPSRSGEQTITAPILPIAGSATGRLVTFIVDDGNCLASHLGITATRDALEKFITRQMQPNDRVAIYQTRSGSSMLQQYSSDKQVLLRAVKRIRWVPPGGGCNAFDGSYYEANRSNTTISIDSNGAMTSKAIESEQDRKRREAGEDFGKNNQTIGTIGVINYVVRGLELVPGRKMVIFLSDGLSIRDRTGISATALSVLRELTDRANRSSVLFNTINVRGTFDPGMIEARDEVDIKGEIDTGKPSGTSLVTSNRERDTRIAVEGMAYLANETGGRYYQGANMLDGPIEKALSLETGYYLLGYEPDDETFNGKDFHKIQLRVKRPNANVATRSGFLAKPDIDPPTRLKSADSELYQAIAAPLPKAGLDLRMTAFFGNTPSEGNYIRAMIAIRGSDIGFVPDPSGVQKAIFDVVAVTLDEKNKVVDEFNRTHTLKVDLNTAEFIRANGLVYSVDVPVKKFGIYNFRVAMRDTSNKVIGSSSQVITIPDLKKSQLTIAGLTLGELDADGKFGSPSLTKPDNGFSMLTSRGGPVTRQFKRSSSSAYSYTIFNGGPDASGLTLQVNLYKDGKLISEGQPKKIESLAIAPGRIDDRGFLRFNAAVETGDYTLEVIVRNPARKQIASETVDFEIVD from the coding sequence ATGAATAAGTATTTTCTACTAACAGCAGTTTCGATATTACTGACACTTTCGTTATTTGTGCAGGCACAGACGCCGACGCCCGCCCAACAAAATGAGGATGTGGTGCGTATATCGACAAGCCTTGTGCAGATCGACGCGGTCGTGACCGACAAAGACGGCAAGCAAATCACCGACTTAAAACAATCAGATTTTGAATTGCTGCAAGACGGAAAACTTCAAAAGATAACTAAATTCTCATTTATAGGTGATCCGCGGCAGCCTGTTTCGCCTAGCAGATCCGGCGAGCAGACTATCACTGCACCTATTTTGCCGATCGCCGGCAGTGCCACCGGGCGTCTCGTCACCTTTATCGTGGACGACGGCAATTGCCTGGCATCACACTTGGGCATCACTGCAACGCGTGATGCACTCGAAAAATTTATCACTCGGCAGATGCAGCCAAATGACCGCGTAGCGATCTATCAGACGCGATCGGGCAGCAGTATGCTCCAGCAATATTCGTCAGACAAACAAGTATTGCTGCGTGCCGTAAAGCGTATCCGTTGGGTGCCGCCGGGCGGTGGATGCAATGCGTTTGACGGATCATACTATGAAGCCAATCGTTCGAATACGACCATTTCGATCGATTCTAACGGTGCGATGACATCAAAAGCCATTGAGTCTGAGCAGGATCGAAAGCGACGAGAGGCGGGTGAAGATTTCGGCAAAAACAACCAGACGATCGGCACGATCGGAGTGATCAATTATGTCGTCCGCGGCCTCGAGTTAGTTCCCGGCCGCAAGATGGTCATCTTTCTTTCCGACGGACTTTCGATCCGCGACCGGACGGGCATTTCGGCGACGGCATTGTCGGTACTTCGCGAATTGACCGACCGTGCGAACCGCAGTTCCGTGCTTTTTAACACGATCAATGTCAGGGGTACATTTGATCCGGGAATGATCGAGGCCCGGGACGAGGTAGACATCAAAGGTGAGATCGACACGGGCAAACCTTCGGGCACCTCGCTGGTTACGTCCAATCGGGAAAGGGACACGCGGATTGCGGTGGAGGGAATGGCATATCTGGCCAATGAGACCGGCGGGCGATATTATCAAGGCGCAAATATGCTTGACGGCCCGATCGAAAAGGCTCTGAGCCTTGAAACGGGATATTATCTTTTGGGATATGAGCCGGATGATGAGACGTTCAACGGTAAGGATTTTCACAAGATCCAGCTAAGGGTGAAGCGTCCGAATGCTAATGTCGCGACGCGCTCCGGATTTTTGGCAAAGCCCGACATCGACCCGCCGACGCGGCTAAAGTCCGCCGACAGTGAACTTTATCAGGCGATCGCCGCCCCGTTGCCAAAGGCCGGTCTTGACCTGAGAATGACGGCCTTTTTTGGAAACACGCCTTCCGAGGGCAACTACATCAGGGCGATGATCGCAATTCGCGGGTCCGACATCGGTTTCGTGCCTGATCCAAGCGGCGTGCAAAAGGCGATTTTTGACGTTGTCGCCGTCACGCTGGACGAAAAGAATAAGGTGGTCGACGAATTTAATCGGACGCATACACTCAAGGTCGATCTCAACACCGCAGAGTTCATCAGGGCCAACGGACTTGTCTATTCAGTCGATGTCCCGGTTAAAAAATTCGGGATATATAATTTTCGGGTAGCGATGCGCGACACATCGAACAAGGTTATCGGATCTTCGAGCCAAGTGATCACCATCCCGGATTTGAAAAAGTCGCAATTGACCATTGCGGGCCTTACGCTCGGCGAACTCGATGCCGACGGCAAATTCGGTAGCCCGTCGCTGACCAAACCGGACAATGGGTTTTCGATGCTCACATCCCGGGGCGGTCCGGTCACGCGGCAGTTCAAGCGGTCATCGTCGTCGGCCTATTCATATACTATATTCAATGGTGGGCCGGACGCTTCGGGGTTGACGCTGCAAGTCAATCTTTACAAAGATGGAAAGCTGATCTCCGAGGGGCAACCGAAAAAGATCGAAAGTTTAGCGATAGCTCCCGGCAGGATAGATGATCGCGGATTTTTGCGATTTAATGCGGCAGTCGAGACGGGCGATTACACACTCGAGGTCATCGTGCGTAATCCGGCCCGGAAACAGATCGCATCGGAAACCGTCGATTTTGAGATTGTCGACTAA
- a CDS encoding sigma 54-interacting transcriptional regulator — MSQDTAEASLSAERRSRMQEARESIIDRLARDLPTNIDLERFLNVVVSEIGRMLNADRCDLLQLSDGKELRISHEWRKDKSVPKSEGTTIPFNAERLGERFDITKPIRMNDTSLAKDPTLKFFTKALETRSLLIIPIILNGRVLGLLGLHDTHSPRVWLDDEVTFLQSIAQQLAIGYQYTSLYVTQEQESKRTNALLEIANTLNSHSDFKEVSALVLERAIGLVGADYGALGVLDQTGKRISLASFKSAEGIKVTRLLKMIEQHNKSLAIDSFSALGDLLSDRKTLRLVDSQLPFAIRLFFNTQLRGKTALVTQVNVAGQAYGLLGFVWSRENPFEDHDIALIEGIADQIGTALERDQLSAEVMRLKSELHQKQSEIVGQAPSIRRAIELGLNVADTNTTVLILGESGTGKELIANLIHFNSGRESGPYIKLNCGAIPETLIESELFGHEKGAFTDARSQRQGRFEEANGGTLFLDEIGEMPPQAQVKLLRVLQDGEFTRIGGKQVIKSDVRVIAATNSDLETAIDEGHFRKDLFYRLSVFPISLPPLRERPEDVHLLIFHFLELYKEKSGRFVSGISNEAMRALVSYEWPGNVRELENAIERAVIIASGRQIELADLPDAIGRRVSEAHAYARQERAAASGEGRAISLDISLPSALDEIEKQVIRATLDYTAGDKSRAARLLNIGRKTLYRKIDEYNIAD; from the coding sequence ATGTCCCAGGACACAGCAGAAGCATCATTGAGTGCCGAACGGCGTTCCCGAATGCAGGAGGCCCGCGAGTCGATCATAGATCGGTTAGCTCGTGATCTGCCGACCAATATCGACCTCGAACGGTTTCTAAATGTCGTCGTTTCTGAGATCGGCCGAATGCTCAATGCCGACCGTTGCGATCTGCTCCAACTCAGTGACGGAAAAGAGCTACGGATCAGCCACGAGTGGCGAAAAGATAAATCTGTTCCGAAGAGCGAAGGCACGACCATTCCGTTCAACGCCGAGAGACTAGGTGAGCGCTTTGACATCACCAAGCCGATCCGGATGAATGACACATCTCTCGCGAAGGATCCGACACTTAAATTTTTCACCAAGGCGCTTGAAACCAGGTCACTGCTGATCATTCCGATCATCCTCAATGGCCGCGTGCTTGGGCTACTCGGCCTGCACGACACGCATTCGCCGCGCGTCTGGCTCGACGACGAGGTAACTTTCCTGCAGTCGATCGCACAACAGCTAGCGATCGGATACCAATACACGAGCTTATATGTGACCCAGGAGCAGGAATCGAAGCGGACCAACGCCCTACTCGAGATCGCCAATACGCTCAACTCTCATTCTGATTTCAAAGAGGTTTCGGCTCTTGTACTCGAGCGTGCTATCGGGCTCGTCGGAGCGGATTACGGTGCCCTCGGCGTGCTGGATCAAACCGGAAAACGGATCTCACTTGCGTCATTCAAATCGGCTGAGGGCATTAAGGTCACCAGGCTTCTGAAAATGATCGAACAGCACAACAAATCGTTGGCGATCGATTCGTTTTCGGCGCTCGGCGATCTTTTGAGCGACCGCAAAACGCTTCGGCTGGTGGACTCGCAGTTGCCGTTCGCGATCAGGCTATTTTTTAACACACAGCTTCGAGGCAAGACGGCGCTTGTCACGCAGGTCAATGTTGCGGGTCAGGCTTACGGACTTTTGGGATTCGTTTGGAGCCGCGAGAACCCCTTCGAGGATCACGATATCGCCCTGATCGAGGGCATTGCCGACCAGATCGGAACTGCGCTTGAGCGCGACCAACTCTCGGCCGAGGTGATGCGGCTTAAGAGTGAGCTGCATCAAAAGCAGAGCGAGATCGTCGGCCAGGCACCGTCGATCCGGCGGGCGATCGAGCTTGGGTTAAACGTCGCGGATACCAATACGACGGTGCTCATCCTCGGCGAATCCGGCACGGGCAAAGAGCTGATCGCAAATCTTATTCATTTCAATTCAGGTCGCGAAAGCGGGCCGTACATCAAGCTAAATTGCGGTGCCATCCCTGAGACTTTGATCGAATCCGAGCTCTTTGGCCACGAAAAAGGAGCGTTTACCGATGCTCGTTCGCAACGTCAGGGCAGATTTGAGGAGGCCAATGGCGGCACCTTGTTTCTGGATGAGATCGGCGAAATGCCGCCGCAGGCGCAGGTCAAACTCCTGCGTGTGCTGCAGGACGGCGAGTTTACACGGATCGGCGGCAAGCAAGTGATCAAGTCTGATGTGCGGGTGATCGCCGCGACCAACTCTGATCTGGAAACAGCGATCGACGAAGGCCATTTTCGCAAGGATCTCTTTTACCGCCTGTCGGTTTTTCCGATCTCTCTACCGCCGCTGCGGGAACGGCCTGAGGACGTTCACTTGCTGATCTTTCACTTCCTCGAGTTGTATAAGGAGAAGTCGGGACGCTTTGTTTCGGGCATTTCAAACGAGGCAATGCGGGCACTTGTCAGCTATGAATGGCCGGGAAATGTCCGCGAACTTGAGAATGCGATCGAGCGAGCGGTAATTATCGCTTCCGGTCGGCAGATCGAACTTGCTGACTTGCCTGATGCCATCGGCCGGAGAGTCTCGGAGGCCCACGCATACGCCCGGCAGGAACGCGCCGCCGCCTCCGGTGAAGGCCGCGCGATCAGCCTCGATATCTCGCTGCCCTCGGCGTTGGACGAGATCGAAAAACAAGTCATCCGCGCCACGCTAGACTATACCGCCGGCGACAAATCACGTGCCGCCAGACTTCTCAATATTGGCCGCAAGACTCTTTACCGAAAGATCGACGAATACAACATCGCAGATTAG
- a CDS encoding histidine triad nucleotide-binding protein — translation MSVQDCIFCKISTGAIPAEKLYEDDTCIAFNDVSPQAPTHILIIPREHIASLDKAEDSHRDLLGKLMLVAAEIARERGFSEDGYRVVINTNADGGQTVFHLHVHLLGGRPFIFPPG, via the coding sequence ATGAGCGTACAAGATTGCATCTTTTGTAAGATCTCAACCGGAGCGATTCCGGCGGAAAAGCTATATGAGGACGATACTTGTATTGCTTTCAATGATGTAAGCCCTCAGGCTCCGACCCATATCTTAATAATTCCGCGAGAGCACATTGCTTCGCTCGATAAGGCCGAAGACAGTCACCGCGATTTGCTCGGAAAGCTAATGCTGGTTGCGGCCGAGATCGCACGTGAACGGGGTTTTTCGGAAGACGGTTATCGCGTTGTGATCAATACCAATGCCGACGGCGGCCAGACGGTATTTCACCTCCACGTTCATTTGCTCGGCGGCCGGCCATTTATCTTTCCGCCCGGATGA
- a CDS encoding DUF962 domain-containing protein, whose product MMGGRSWDEWIDEYSEGHQHPINKLTHQLGIPMIALAILMVPASFFFSGLWRSALGIFIIGWILQFIGHYFEGKPPEFFKDYRFLFVGLRWWIKKTFG is encoded by the coding sequence ATGATGGGTGGACGCAGTTGGGACGAATGGATCGACGAGTATTCCGAAGGTCATCAGCACCCGATCAACAAGTTGACCCATCAACTTGGGATACCGATGATCGCCCTGGCGATCTTGATGGTACCGGCATCATTTTTTTTCAGCGGACTCTGGCGGTCCGCTTTGGGCATATTCATTATCGGGTGGATCTTGCAGTTCATCGGACATTATTTCGAAGGCAAGCCACCCGAGTTCTTTAAGGACTATCGCTTTCTCTTCGTCGGCCTACGCTGGTGGATAAAGAAAACCTTCGGCTAA